ATCCTTATATAGTTCAACTATTGAATATAAGTGATCATTGTTGACAAATCAAAACTCTTTAATATCAGTACTAACGAGCAAGAAATTACTACTTATATCTGTACAATAAACACAAGCTTACCACATTTAAAAAAGATGGTTGAAGTTAACCTTTCCGCTGAactttcattctttttgtaGTCTGCTTCGGCCGTAAAAAGACAGGTCGAATTGAAAAAAtctatttgaaaaatttcaccagaaatttaaaaagaaaaaaaaaagaaatcaacacTAACAGATTTAGCAAGTTGCAACAGCATTATGCAATGCTTCATATTAAAAGGTGATCAGCAGAAGTATAGCTCTATTAGAGATGCTGCTGAAAAGCAGCACTTAATTGAATATAACACAACATCAGACAAATAATTGCCATTATCCAGAAGCAAGAACAAATGGAATGTTGTGATTGCATGGAAACTGACTATACCCTTCTATTAAAGGCGTGAAACTGTGAAGCATATCAGATGTTCAGAAGTTGGTAGATAACATATTACTTGAAGCCAAAGTCATTACTAGCAGCCAGTAACTTTTGAAAGTCTTCAGCAGGTATTCACTCCAAGAACTGAAACTTAAAATCTCAATTGTTGATCTATATTTATTATCCAAGTTCCAGAATAAGAAGCCACACAACTGCCTACTCCATATATTCGCCATTACATGGATGAGAATCATCCATCCATGTATTACTTCATAAGCCAATCAACTTCTACTTCAACTGCTTGTCAGCTGATAGAGTCTCAACATATAAATCTCCTCAACCAAAATTATACGCAATTCTTAGTCTCTGCCTACATAACTAAAACATTAAGTGAAATACCTAAAGTACAAAATCCATCATTGAATCTCCTCAAATTTTCAGAACTATATGGAAGTCTCAAACCTAAAAGCGATTCgaattgcaaaaaaaaataaaaataattaaaagaaattgatacATTTTTTGTAGCAACAATTGGCAAAGAATTAAAGTCCAATATTCTCCTGATAATGTCACAAGATATCttactattttctaaaaaaatgaTCAAGTAGAAACACTGCATAATTGCAATTGAAGTAAGCCAATTCAAGCAAAATTGAATGGAAATATATTACCAAGTATATTATGCAGCTCTGTTTGTCATTTAAGAGTGAATCTCCCTAGATAATAACCTACTAGAGTTCCACCATTTGATTGTCCGAAACAATCATAATCGAGTTGTAAGAACCACAGTGGAGCATTCAGTATTGATTGCAACACTGGATAGATACAGACACCTCAAGGCATCTTCTGACTATCATTTAACATTAACAGATATCAGAGTTCGATTGAAGAAAACCataaaaagaaatctcaatAATAGTTCCTAGAAAAGTATCACCATCTTTAAACAAGAAGTGGAAAGGTAGATTAAATCCTAATTCCGACATTTAACAGTTCCACAATGTCGGAGTTCAACTAAATGTAACTCTCAAAACAATCTAAAAACCTACAATGGCAATACAAAACAGTAGTCATCTTTAAATAAGAAGAGACTCCAATGACATGCATGTGCTAATACTATTCATCAATAGAAGCTGGGGTAAATGCTCCACAACATTTTGATACTGAAAGTGGGAGTTTTTAAATGAACATCAATACTTCTCTGCAGCAATGGTTTAATAAAGTATAGTTAAGTTTTTCATAGCACCAAGGTTAGCTTCAAAGTTTTCACTCACAAGGATGGGCCATACATAAATATCAATATCATAAATGCAGACTCAGGAACTAACATAAGCACCACATGCACAACTAACTGATAAGATGAAACAACTTGCCAAAATTGGTATAAAACTATCCATGCTCTGTAAGAAAAAgacttcaaaatcaaaaaccaACAAACTTAACTGCCACTGAACTTCAGGTCCGAAAACCATCTCCTTTAACAGGGCGTCAACCTGAAATGACAAGACTAGCAAGCCACCCAAATGGCAGAGGCATGGAAGAATCACCGAAGACACCAAgtatacaaatataccaaagcAACAAACTCAACCCTGAGTCCACAATGGGCCCACGTATCCTGCACTGCAAGACATCACCACTACCTAATTCTTATTCCCACGGCCCTCAATACTGGTATTCTTTGATTTGCTTGCATCATCAACAGAGGAATGATCGTTGTTGGCTCTACAAAAGCAAACAAATGGACAATAAAAGATTCCTTAAACAATTTGAATCAAAGTTGAGAAATGACTTGCTGCAATATATCGTGAAATTTCATGATAACTTACAGTTTCTGCTTTTTCGCATTCTGCTTTATAGTTACAACCATATCCATAGCCCTCTTTTGATGTTCCCTCGTCTGTGAATGGAGGTCCAAGCCCTCAACTGTTTCACAGTCAACTTTACATATTCGACACCATCCCATGCTAGATGATTTCCTCCTCCTCGAATTATCAAAAGATTCCAATTCTCCCTGAGAATACCCACCATGAAGAGAGGAGCACTCAggataaagaatataaataaaagaatttaacacAAATATTTACAAAACATTCACTTCAAACATGCAAATACTGCTGAAacaaaaatgagaaattaataaattttaacaaattaaaattagagacAGTACTTACTGCATAGATTCCACCATCACCAGGAAATCCCTTGAAGGAAAAGCTGCTTCTAAATCCTGGCTCACCAAGTCTTGGATTAAAGAAATTTCCTGTCCCAGATAAATCTCCCATCCCTGCAGGGCCAGGGAAAGCACCAAAACCAATTGGCTCTCCCAGACGATTACGCATGTTATGATGACCCAAATGTTCACCCCTCCTAAAATGATTAGAAAATCCATCTTGACTAGGACCTTCAAACTCACCCATGAGCATGTGGCTCGGCAAAACTGGAAACCTACTACCATGAAATGAATCACCAAATCGACGTGATTCTCTGCCATCAATATCATCCAGGCCAGGAATGGCACCAAATCCACGTGAGGATACTCCAGGGTAATCTCTACCTGGACTCCTAGGGGCCATACCATCCCTATGCCGACGGTCATATCTACGACCTGGTCCAAAAAATTCCGGATGAGCTCGCACAGAATCTGGCTGCCTGCCTAATGTATTGTCATGAAAACCAATTGATCTTTCTGCAATATCATTGGGATGCATCAAACCATCATGATGATATGGAGGAAAGAATCTAGAAGGGGGAGGGCCACCCAAGGATTCCAATTTCATCCCAGAATCATAATTTGGACCGTGAAGCCCCTTGTCAAGAGGTCCCCTATCAAGAGGCCTTGATGAAGAAAAGTTAGCCCCAAATTTTGTAGTAGACTGAGTGTCCAAATCAGAAGGCCTAGAAAAATGCttgagatcttcttcaaaCTCTCTCCGATCAACAATTCGCTGAGATGGGTCCTTAGGAAAGGGATTCATATACTCATCCGAAAAAGGTCTGAACCTATCATCCCGCAATCCAAGTGCCGATGAAGAGTCCATCCCTGGTGCCCCATTCATTCTCATTGCATTTGAGTGCATGCCCGATTGTTGTCCAAGTGGATCTAGTCTTTTGCCATCTGTATAATTGGGCCTCTGGTTTGCAAACATGTCAGTATCATGGCCATATGGAGTTCGATCAGCTTGAGAAGGGAGGGCATGACCTTGAGTATAAGTTCCTTGCAGACCATAATGACTCCCTCCTCTCCCGGTAATTGGAGTAGAACCCAGGCCTGTCATGCCAGCTGATGATACTTCAGGACCATGAGGTATATGTCCAGGACCCAGAGGCCTAACTCGGGCAGAAGGATGCCCAGGTATCTGCCCGTGATGTAAGGATCCAGGAGGTGGTGCAGTTAACAATGAGGACCCAATAGGCCTTTGTTGAAGGGCAGAAGGTCCGTGAGGAATTACAGGAGGCTGTTGCTTTCCTTGTTCAGCAATGGGAATTGAATGTGAAGGCTGTGCCAGGCCCTCACCTTGCACCTGACCATGCAGAATAAAGCCCCCAGAATGTTGAGGAGTCACATTTCTTCCCCTCTGTGACTTCATACTTTGATCTTCAAGGTGTTCGGCTTCTGGCAGTGGACGATTTTTCATTACTGGCCCATCCTTCACTCCTTTGTCTTCTGCATCATTGTCAGTATTAGATATATCCTTCTGGTCATCATTGCCCTTTTTGGGCTCTTCCTTCACTTCATTTATGGATTTATTGTCATCATCCACGGGCTTAAGATTGCTTTCTGATATTACAGTTTTTAAGTCACTTACATCAGACCCAAGACCAGAAGCAACATCCAAATCATTTGGATCCCTTCTAACATTTTTCTGAGAGCTTGAGTCAGCTTCTGAACTTTTCTCAATTATGTCATCACCTTGTCTATTAGATGTGGGTCTTGAAATAGCCCCGGAGGGCTGCTCAGAGGACAACTGCATTTGGTTGTTCGCCCTGAAAGCATTTCCAGATTGTTGATCTGCACCAACTTGCATTGGCCTTACTTGCATGCCAACGGATGAGTGTGGATGGGGATATGTTGGGACTCCATAAGGAGGCCTTCCCCCAAGATTTTGTGCTTGATGGGCCTGTGTGCCATGCGGTAATGGAACATTCTGCAGTGGCTGTGTATAAGCATGAGAAGGTCCCTGGGGACGTAACTGAGAGTGCCCATGTAGATGTTGCTGCATGTAAGCACCTTGCTGATGCACTTGATTCTGAACTGGGCCCAGGGCCTGTCCAGGAAAAGGGGGCTGCTGCTGCACATACTGCTGATGAATTGGTTGTTGCACTGATTGCATGACAGGAAGTTGATGGACAGGAAGTCCAGGTTGCTGAGCATGGGCTTGTACTGGCTGCTGTTGTGCTGGAGGAACATTAGGGACCTGTCCTGGTGAAGGCAGCAAACCAGATTGTTGAGGGTTTTGAACTGGAACATGAGACTGTGGCGGACGCAACAGAGGAGATTGTTGAGGGAACTGTGGCTGAGGCCCACCTTGAGCATAATGCACAGGATGCTGTAGGCCTCCCAGCTGCAATTGCTGTTGAGGTTGTGGTTGTGGATAAGAGTGATGTCCTGTCACTGCATGGGCTGATGAATGCTGTGGCTGAGGCTGGACATGAGGATTCACTGGATGATTTGGCTGAGAAGCAAAGGGTTGCGGAATGGGCTGCATAGGATATTGAGCATGTGTTTGTGGCAGACCTTGTGCAGGAGGGTGGGATTGAGGGACAGGATGCTGGGGATGAAGCTGAGAATGAGCTTGTGTCAGAACCTGGGATTGTGGATGCTGCATCTGTGAATGAGGCTGCTGATATTGAGGCAATTGTATATGTTGTGGATGCTGCTGGACAGGATTGGTTTGTTGGTGCAGTTGAGCCTGAGGAGGTGGTTGGCCATGAGGTGGTGCATGTGTTTGCAACGGTAATTGAGAT
The Ricinus communis isolate WT05 ecotype wild-type chromosome 1, ASM1957865v1, whole genome shotgun sequence DNA segment above includes these coding regions:
- the LOC8279790 gene encoding mediator of RNA polymerase II transcription subunit 12 translates to MGFDNECILNIQSLAGEYFCPVCRLLVYPNEALQSQCTHLYCKPCLSYVVSTTRACPYDGYLVTEADSKPLSESNKALAETIGKITVYCLYHRSGCTWQGPLSECTSHCSECAFGNSPVVCNRCGVQIVHRQVQEHAQNCPGVQPQAHAEGAKDAAVTGTPAAGDQNQAATQAATTSATTQTTASSTPGQGSNQQANPTTQSQPAVQAVVSTADQWYQQQQQYQQYYQQYPGYDPYQQHYQQYYPYQQQAVPQCTQSQVYMQPQTQVQPQAQLQTQAQSHPQVQLPAAAQPQSQGQVNPQQQTHTPIQPQSQLPLQTHAPPHGQPPPQAQLHQQTNPVQQHPQHIQLPQYQQPHSQMQHPQSQVLTQAHSQLHPQHPVPQSHPPAQGLPQTHAQYPMQPIPQPFASQPNHPVNPHVQPQPQHSSAHAVTGHHSYPQPQPQQQLQLGGLQHPVHYAQGGPQPQFPQQSPLLRPPQSHVPVQNPQQSGLLPSPGQVPNVPPAQQQPVQAHAQQPGLPVHQLPVMQSVQQPIHQQYVQQQPPFPGQALGPVQNQVHQQGAYMQQHLHGHSQLRPQGPSHAYTQPLQNVPLPHGTQAHQAQNLGGRPPYGVPTYPHPHSSVGMQVRPMQVGADQQSGNAFRANNQMQLSSEQPSGAISRPTSNRQGDDIIEKSSEADSSSQKNVRRDPNDLDVASGLGSDVSDLKTVISESNLKPVDDDNKSINEVKEEPKKGNDDQKDISNTDNDAEDKGVKDGPVMKNRPLPEAEHLEDQSMKSQRGRNVTPQHSGGFILHGQVQGEGLAQPSHSIPIAEQGKQQPPVIPHGPSALQQRPIGSSLLTAPPPGSLHHGQIPGHPSARVRPLGPGHIPHGPEVSSAGMTGLGSTPITGRGGSHYGLQGTYTQGHALPSQADRTPYGHDTDMFANQRPNYTDGKRLDPLGQQSGMHSNAMRMNGAPGMDSSSALGLRDDRFRPFSDEYMNPFPKDPSQRIVDRREFEEDLKHFSRPSDLDTQSTTKFGANFSSSRPLDRGPLDKGLHGPNYDSGMKLESLGGPPPSRFFPPYHHDGLMHPNDIAERSIGFHDNTLGRQPDSVRAHPEFFGPGRRYDRRHRDGMAPRSPGRDYPGVSSRGFGAIPGLDDIDGRESRRFGDSFHGSRFPVLPSHMLMGEFEGPSQDGFSNHFRRGEHLGHHNMRNRLGEPIGFGAFPGPAGMGDLSGTGNFFNPRLGEPGFRSSFSFKGFPGDGGIYAGELESFDNSRRRKSSSMGWCRICKVDCETVEGLDLHSQTREHQKRAMDMVVTIKQNAKKQKLANNDHSSVDDASKSKNTSIEGRGNKN